A genomic window from Xenorhabdus cabanillasii includes:
- the hda gene encoding DnaA inactivator Hda: protein MLLNTPAQLSLPLYLPDDETFASFFAGENTSLLAAIKLAISQSHGSYIYFWSRDGGGKSHLLHAACAELSQQGEAVGYVPLDKRAYFVPEVLDGMEHLSLVCIDNVECIAGDQLWEMAIFNLYNRIVEIGRTCLLITGDRPPRQINLTLPDLASRLDWGQIYKLQPLSDDEKIQALQLRAKLRGFELPEDVGRFVLKRLDREMQTLFRTLDELDRASIVAQRKLTIPFVKDILDL, encoded by the coding sequence GTGCTTCTGAATACACCGGCGCAGCTTTCATTGCCCTTATATTTGCCTGATGATGAAACATTTGCCAGTTTTTTTGCAGGTGAGAATACGTCTTTATTAGCAGCAATAAAATTGGCTATTAGTCAATCACATGGCAGTTATATTTATTTTTGGTCCCGCGATGGTGGGGGCAAGAGCCATTTACTCCACGCAGCCTGTGCCGAATTGTCCCAACAAGGGGAGGCTGTAGGATATGTACCATTAGATAAACGTGCTTATTTTGTTCCGGAAGTTCTTGATGGTATGGAACATTTATCATTGGTGTGCATTGACAATGTGGAGTGTATTGCAGGTGATCAGTTATGGGAAATGGCTATTTTTAATCTTTATAACCGAATTGTAGAGATCGGCCGAACCTGTCTTTTGATCACCGGAGATCGTCCTCCCCGGCAAATTAACTTAACATTACCAGATTTGGCATCTCGCCTGGATTGGGGACAGATCTACAAATTGCAGCCACTGTCTGATGATGAAAAAATTCAGGCATTGCAATTGCGGGCGAAGCTACGGGGATTTGAATTACCTGAAGATGTAGGCCGTTTTGTGTTAAAACGACTTGATAGGGAAATGCAAACGCTATTCAGGACGTTAGATGAGCTTGACCGTGCTTCTATTGTGGCTCAACGTAAACTCACAATTCCGTTTGTAAAAGATATTCTTGACCTTTAA
- the speG gene encoding spermidine N1-acetyltransferase — translation MSSGSGNPPVNLRPLEREDLPFVHQLDNNASVMRYWFEEPYEAFVELCDLYDKHIHDQSERRFIIENMNAKVGLVELMEIDYVHRRAEFQIIIAPAYQGQGYATEAVKLAMEYAFSVLNLYKLYLIVDKENEKAIHIYNKLGFYKEGELIDEFFVNGSYHTAIRMCTFQHHYFANKSRHSQRKKQDR, via the coding sequence ATGTCCAGTGGTTCTGGAAATCCACCTGTAAACTTACGCCCCCTCGAACGGGAAGATCTCCCTTTCGTCCACCAGCTTGATAACAATGCCAGTGTCATGCGCTATTGGTTTGAAGAGCCTTATGAAGCTTTTGTCGAATTATGCGATCTCTATGACAAACATATCCATGACCAAAGTGAACGCCGTTTTATTATAGAGAACATGAACGCTAAAGTCGGTTTGGTTGAGTTGATGGAAATTGATTATGTTCACCGCCGTGCCGAATTTCAGATCATTATTGCACCAGCTTATCAAGGGCAAGGCTATGCAACTGAGGCCGTTAAACTTGCGATGGAGTACGCATTTTCTGTACTCAATCTCTACAAACTCTATTTAATCGTTGATAAAGAGAACGAAAAAGCAATTCATATATACAATAAGTTAGGGTTTTATAAAGAAGGTGAATTAATCGATGAATTTTTCGTAAACGGCTCTTATCATACTGCTATTCGGATGTGTACTTTCCAACATCACTATTTTGCTAATAAAAGTCGTCATTCTCAGCGTAAAAAGCAAGATCGTTAA
- the ppk1 gene encoding polyphosphate kinase 1 yields the protein MSHDRLYTEKELSWLSFNERVLQEAADKSNPLIERMRFLGIYSNNLDEFYKVRFADVKRRILISEERGSATSARQLFKKIQSKVAKIDQEFDELYNDLLLEMARNQIFLINERQISPNQQIWLRQYFRQHLRPHITPIVINPETNLVEFLKDDYTYLAVEIIRGQETTYALLEIPADKVPRFVNLPPEMPKKRKSMILLDNILRYTLDEIFKGFFDYDTLNVYSMKMTRDSEYDLATEMESSLLELMSSTLKQRLTAEPVRFVYQRDMPDEMVELLRNKLGLSNDDSVIAGGRYHNFKDFIKFPNEGNRTLLNKPMPRLRHTWFDHFRNGFDAIREQDVLLYYPYHTFEHVLELLRQASFDPSVLSIKINIYRVAKDSRIIDSMIHAAHNGKKVTVVVELQARFDEEANIHWAKRLTEAGVHVIFSAPGLKIHAKLFIISRLESSEIIRYAHIGTGNFNEKTARLYTDYSLLTAKPEVTNEVRRVFNFIENPYRPVTFENLMVSPQNSRAMLNKLITQEIENAKAGEAAGITLKINNLVDRELVDRLYDASEAGVKVRLLIRGMCSLVPNQPGFSENIQVTSIVDRFLEHDRVYVFTNQGNEKVFLSSADWMTRNIDYRIEVAVCLLDPLLKQRVLDILELQFNDTVKARYIDKELSNRYVPRGNKRKIRAQTAIYDYLKNLEQPEPRA from the coding sequence ATGTCCCACGACCGCCTCTATACAGAAAAAGAACTCAGTTGGCTCTCTTTCAATGAACGCGTACTTCAGGAAGCGGCTGACAAAAGCAATCCACTTATTGAAAGAATGAGGTTTCTGGGGATCTACTCCAATAACCTGGATGAATTTTATAAAGTTCGTTTTGCTGATGTAAAACGTCGTATTCTTATTAGCGAAGAACGGGGCTCTGCAACCAGCGCCCGGCAATTATTCAAAAAGATCCAGTCTAAAGTAGCCAAAATCGATCAAGAGTTTGATGAACTCTATAACGATTTATTATTGGAAATGGCACGCAACCAGATTTTCTTGATCAATGAACGGCAGATATCTCCCAATCAACAAATCTGGTTGCGGCAATATTTCCGGCAACATTTACGTCCGCATATTACACCTATCGTTATCAATCCAGAGACTAATCTGGTTGAATTTTTGAAAGATGATTACACCTATTTGGCCGTGGAAATTATTCGGGGACAAGAAACAACATATGCCCTGCTGGAAATTCCAGCAGACAAAGTTCCCCGTTTTGTTAATCTGCCACCAGAAATGCCAAAAAAACGCAAATCAATGATTTTACTTGATAACATTTTGCGTTATACACTGGATGAAATTTTCAAAGGTTTTTTTGATTACGATACACTGAACGTCTACTCCATGAAAATGACCCGTGATTCTGAATACGATTTAGCAACGGAAATGGAGTCCAGTTTGTTGGAATTGATGTCTTCAACCCTGAAACAACGGTTAACAGCCGAGCCGGTCCGCTTTGTTTATCAACGAGATATGCCGGATGAAATGGTAGAGCTACTACGCAATAAGTTAGGGTTGTCTAATGATGACTCCGTCATTGCTGGTGGCCGTTATCACAACTTCAAAGATTTCATTAAGTTTCCCAATGAAGGAAACCGGACCCTCCTGAATAAACCAATGCCACGCTTACGTCATACCTGGTTCGATCATTTCCGCAACGGTTTTGATGCCATCCGTGAACAAGATGTTTTGCTCTATTATCCTTATCATACTTTCGAGCATGTACTGGAATTACTGCGGCAGGCATCATTCGATCCGAGTGTATTATCAATAAAAATCAATATCTATCGTGTAGCTAAAGACTCACGCATTATTGATTCTATGATCCATGCGGCTCACAACGGTAAAAAAGTGACGGTAGTAGTGGAGTTACAGGCACGATTTGATGAAGAGGCTAACATCCACTGGGCAAAACGCCTGACTGAAGCAGGCGTGCATGTGATTTTCTCTGCTCCGGGCCTGAAAATTCACGCTAAGCTGTTTATCATTTCACGCCTTGAAAGCAGTGAAATTATCCGCTATGCCCACATCGGTACAGGAAATTTCAATGAAAAAACGGCACGCTTATATACCGACTATTCCCTGCTAACCGCCAAGCCAGAAGTCACCAATGAAGTACGTCGTGTATTTAACTTTATTGAAAATCCTTATCGCCCTGTAACATTTGAGAATTTGATGGTATCACCCCAAAATTCACGTGCAATGCTCAATAAGTTAATTACTCAAGAAATCGAAAATGCCAAAGCGGGAGAAGCAGCAGGCATTACCTTAAAAATAAATAACCTGGTAGACAGAGAATTAGTGGATCGCCTGTATGATGCCTCCGAAGCGGGTGTCAAAGTACGTCTTCTGATCCGGGGCATGTGTTCTCTGGTTCCCAATCAACCCGGTTTTAGTGAGAATATTCAGGTCACCAGTATTGTAGATCGCTTTCTTGAGCATGATCGGGTTTATGTTTTCACCAATCAAGGGAATGAAAAAGTTTTTCTCTCTTCCGCAGACTGGATGACCCGGAATATTGATTATCGTATTGAAGTCGCAGTTTGTTTGTTAGATCCCCTGTTAAAACAACGAGTTTTGGATATCTTAGAACTCCAGTTTAACGATACAGTCAAGGCGCGCTATATTGATAAAGAACTGAGCAACCGCTATGTGCCACGGGGAAATAAGCGTAAAATCCGCGCACAAACTGCCATTTACGATTATCTGAAAAACCTGGAACAACCGGAACCAAGAGCCTAA
- the upp gene encoding uracil phosphoribosyltransferase → MKIVEVKHPLVKHKLGLMRDHDISTKRFRELASEVGNLLTYEATADLETEKVTIDGWCGPVEIDQIKGKKITVVPILRAGLGMMDGVLENIPSARISVVGVYRDEKTFEPVPYFQKLVSDINERMALVVDPMLATGGSMIATIDLLKKAGCPVIKVLVLVAAPEGVAALEKAHPDVELYTASIDERLNEHGYIVPGLGDAGDKIFGTK, encoded by the coding sequence ATGAAGATCGTTGAGGTTAAACATCCACTCGTTAAACATAAACTGGGCCTGATGCGCGACCATGACATAAGCACTAAGCGTTTTCGTGAACTGGCCTCAGAAGTGGGAAATCTTCTGACATATGAAGCAACTGCTGATTTAGAAACTGAGAAAGTGACCATTGATGGATGGTGTGGTCCGGTAGAAATAGATCAGATCAAAGGAAAAAAAATCACAGTAGTGCCTATTTTGCGTGCAGGTTTGGGAATGATGGATGGAGTTTTGGAAAATATTCCGAGTGCCCGTATCAGTGTTGTCGGTGTTTATCGTGATGAGAAAACATTTGAGCCTGTGCCTTATTTCCAAAAACTGGTTTCTGACATTAATGAGCGTATGGCGCTGGTTGTTGATCCGATGTTGGCAACAGGTGGTTCTATGATTGCTACGATTGATCTACTGAAAAAAGCAGGTTGCCCTGTCATTAAGGTATTAGTTTTGGTTGCCGCACCAGAAGGTGTTGCAGCACTGGAGAAAGCTCATCCTGATGTTGAGTTATATACCGCGTCTATCGATGAACGTCTTAATGAACATGGGTATATTGTTCCTGGCCTGGGGGATGCAGGCGATAAGATATTTGGTACAAAATAA
- the purM gene encoding phosphoribosylformylglycinamidine cyclo-ligase: MTNKISLSYKDAGVDIDAGNALVNRIKGVVKQTRRPEVMGGLGGFGALCALPQKYREPILVSGTDGVGTKLRLAMDLKRHDTIGIDLVAMCVNDLVVQGAEPLFFLDYYATGKLDVDTASSVITGIAEGCKQAGCALVGGETAEMPGMYHGEDYDVAGFCVGVVEKSEIIDGSQVQVGDALIALASSGPHSNGYSLIRKILEVSQTNPETTKLDDKPLADHLIAPTRIYVKPLLELIENVEIHAISHLTGGGFWENIPRVLPENMQARIEGTSWQWPAIFKWLQQAGNVSDHEMYRTFNCGVGMIIALPQSQAKQAIEWLNTAGENAWQIGSIAELGHNEQQVVIS, encoded by the coding sequence GTGACCAACAAAATCTCTCTTAGCTATAAAGATGCCGGTGTCGATATTGACGCTGGTAATGCCTTAGTCAATCGTATCAAAGGCGTAGTGAAACAGACCCGACGCCCTGAAGTGATGGGGGGATTGGGAGGATTCGGCGCATTATGTGCCCTGCCACAAAAATATCGCGAACCTATTTTAGTTTCCGGCACAGATGGCGTTGGTACTAAACTGCGTCTGGCAATGGATCTGAAACGTCATGATACTATCGGAATTGATTTGGTCGCCATGTGTGTTAACGATCTGGTGGTTCAAGGTGCAGAGCCGCTGTTCTTCCTTGATTATTATGCGACAGGTAAATTAGATGTTGATACAGCATCCAGTGTCATTACCGGCATTGCAGAAGGCTGTAAACAAGCCGGTTGTGCACTGGTCGGTGGAGAAACAGCCGAAATGCCCGGCATGTATCATGGAGAAGATTACGACGTTGCGGGTTTCTGTGTCGGCGTGGTTGAAAAATCAGAAATCATTGATGGTAGTCAGGTTCAGGTCGGCGATGCACTGATTGCATTAGCATCCAGCGGACCACACTCTAATGGCTATTCATTAATTCGCAAAATCCTTGAAGTCAGTCAGACCAATCCTGAGACAACCAAACTGGATGATAAGCCATTAGCTGATCATTTAATTGCGCCGACCCGTATTTATGTCAAACCATTACTTGAATTAATTGAGAATGTTGAGATCCACGCGATTTCTCATCTGACGGGTGGCGGCTTCTGGGAAAATATTCCCCGTGTTCTGCCAGAAAATATGCAGGCAAGAATCGAGGGGACTAGCTGGCAATGGCCTGCGATTTTCAAATGGTTGCAGCAGGCAGGTAATGTCAGCGATCACGAAATGTACCGCACATTCAACTGTGGAGTCGGTATGATAATTGCCCTACCACAATCTCAGGCAAAACAGGCAATTGAGTGGCTAAACACAGCGGGTGAAAATGCGTGGCAAATCGGCAGCATTGCTGAACTTGGTCACAACGAACAGCAAGTCGTTATTAGTTAA
- the ppx gene encoding exopolyphosphatase has product MPLKHDKPTPKPLEIATIDLGSNSFHMVIARIVNDALQVIGRLKKRVYLADGLNDKNELSEESISRGLDCLSLFAERLQGFSAENVCLVGTHSLREATNAEEFLKRAKEVIPYPIEIISGHEEARLIFMGVEHTQPEKGRKLVIDIGGGSTELVIGEDFEPLLIESRRMGCVSFSRQFFPGGVINEHNFRRARLQAEQKLENLIWQFRTKGWDFALGASGTIKAVHEVLVEFGEKDGLITPERLHMLVKRVLKYNNFNSLDLPGLPEDRKQTFVPGLAILCGIFDALHIQELRLSDGALREGVLYEMEDRFRHQDIRQRTAKSLADHYNIDREQASRVWNTAKTLYDQWAVQNPKRVQPQLEAILLWAAMLHEVGLSINLSGLQRHSAYILQHTDLPGFNQEQQLLLATLVHYHRKAVKVHEHPRFYLFKKKQYLPMLQILRLATLLNNQRQSTTTPESLRLETDHGHWTLYLPKNYLIQNVLMQLDLEKEQVYWGDVTGWHLHIQEESPTAELEHHQ; this is encoded by the coding sequence ATGCCGTTGAAACACGATAAACCAACGCCTAAGCCGCTGGAAATTGCAACCATTGACCTGGGTTCTAACAGTTTTCATATGGTTATCGCCCGTATTGTAAATGACGCATTACAAGTTATAGGGCGTCTAAAAAAACGGGTTTACCTTGCTGATGGCCTCAATGATAAAAATGAGTTAAGTGAAGAATCTATCAGTCGCGGTCTTGACTGCCTGTCGTTATTTGCTGAACGGTTGCAGGGTTTCTCTGCGGAAAATGTCTGCCTTGTAGGTACTCATAGTCTACGGGAAGCAACCAACGCGGAAGAATTCCTGAAACGAGCCAAAGAGGTTATTCCTTATCCAATTGAAATTATTTCCGGTCATGAAGAAGCCCGTTTGATCTTCATGGGGGTAGAACATACTCAACCTGAAAAGGGCCGTAAGCTGGTGATTGATATTGGTGGTGGTTCCACCGAGTTGGTCATTGGTGAGGACTTCGAACCTTTATTAATTGAAAGCCGCCGTATGGGATGCGTAAGTTTTTCCCGTCAGTTTTTTCCTGGTGGAGTAATAAATGAGCATAATTTCCGCAGAGCAAGGCTTCAGGCAGAACAAAAACTGGAGAATCTCATCTGGCAATTCCGCACAAAAGGCTGGGATTTTGCTCTGGGAGCATCGGGGACTATCAAAGCAGTCCATGAAGTACTGGTCGAATTTGGTGAAAAAGATGGTTTGATTACACCAGAGCGCCTCCATATGCTGGTGAAACGGGTATTAAAATACAATAACTTCAATTCTCTGGATTTACCCGGTTTACCCGAAGATCGCAAACAAACTTTTGTTCCGGGTCTGGCTATTCTGTGCGGTATATTTGATGCCTTGCATATTCAGGAATTACGTTTGTCTGACGGAGCATTACGTGAAGGTGTTCTTTACGAAATGGAAGATCGCTTCCGCCATCAGGATATTCGTCAAAGAACAGCCAAAAGCCTTGCTGATCACTATAATATTGACAGGGAACAAGCCAGCCGTGTCTGGAACACAGCCAAAACACTTTATGACCAATGGGCGGTACAAAATCCCAAACGAGTACAACCACAACTGGAAGCCATTCTGCTCTGGGCAGCGATGCTTCATGAAGTTGGCTTAAGCATCAACCTGAGTGGTTTACAGCGACATTCTGCCTATATCCTGCAACACACGGACTTACCCGGCTTTAATCAAGAACAGCAATTATTGTTAGCAACATTGGTTCACTATCACCGCAAAGCAGTTAAAGTTCATGAACACCCCCGTTTCTATCTGTTCAAGAAAAAACAATATCTTCCGATGCTCCAGATATTGAGATTAGCAACCTTGCTGAATAATCAACGCCAATCCACGACGACACCTGAATCTTTAAGGCTGGAAACAGATCATGGTCACTGGACACTTTATCTTCCCAAAAACTATCTAATTCAGAATGTACTGATGCAGTTAGACTTAGAGAAAGAACAGGTTTACTGGGGTGATGTGACGGGTTGGCACTTACATATCCAGGAGGAATCACCAACTGCGGAGTTGGAACATCATCAGTAA
- the arsC gene encoding arsenate reductase (glutaredoxin) (This arsenate reductase requires both glutathione and glutaredoxin to convert arsenate to arsenite, after which the efflux transporter formed by ArsA and ArsB can extrude the arsenite from the cell, providing resistance.), translated as MQDIIFYHNPRCSKSRETLKLVEDLGITPEIIHYLDTPPTAEQLAVLLKKLGFNDARQLMRTKEALYKELALDNSELSQEALLQAMSENPKLIERPIVVAGDKARLGRPPEQVKEILGD; from the coding sequence ATGCAAGATATTATTTTTTATCATAATCCCCGTTGCTCAAAAAGCCGGGAAACGCTTAAGTTAGTTGAAGACCTTGGGATTACACCAGAAATCATTCATTATCTCGATACACCTCCAACAGCAGAACAACTTGCTGTTTTATTAAAAAAACTGGGTTTCAACGATGCCCGTCAGTTAATGCGAACTAAAGAAGCACTCTATAAAGAACTGGCGCTTGATAATAGTGAACTATCACAGGAAGCCTTACTTCAGGCAATGTCCGAGAACCCTAAACTCATAGAACGCCCAATTGTTGTGGCAGGAGATAAAGCACGCTTAGGACGCCCGCCAGAGCAAGTTAAAGAAATTTTAGGCGATTAA
- the purN gene encoding phosphoribosylglycinamide formyltransferase, which yields MKKIVVLISGNGSNLQSIIDASRQNRINGQVCAVFSNNANAYGLQRAECAGIPTHFLNPKEYSDRADYDFALLTALDRYQPDLVVLAGYMRILSPGFVQHYRGRLINIHPSLLPKYPGLHTHRKAIENGDQEHGTSVHFVTEELDGGPIILQAKVPIFAGDQEEDVIRRVQTQEHNIYPLVIGWFLDQRLRMDNNTAIMDGKILPPQGYASE from the coding sequence ATGAAAAAAATTGTGGTATTAATTTCTGGTAATGGCAGTAATCTACAATCCATTATTGATGCCAGCCGACAAAACCGGATTAATGGGCAGGTCTGTGCAGTATTCAGCAACAATGCCAATGCTTATGGCCTGCAACGGGCAGAATGCGCGGGTATTCCCACGCATTTTCTCAATCCGAAAGAGTATTCAGATCGTGCAGATTATGATTTTGCCCTACTCACCGCTCTTGATCGATATCAGCCCGATTTGGTCGTTTTAGCGGGTTATATGAGAATATTGTCACCCGGTTTTGTACAGCATTATCGCGGACGCCTGATTAATATTCACCCATCCCTGCTACCGAAATATCCCGGTCTGCATACCCATCGTAAAGCAATAGAAAATGGCGATCAGGAGCACGGTACTTCTGTCCATTTTGTTACTGAAGAGCTTGATGGTGGTCCCATTATCTTGCAGGCTAAAGTCCCAATCTTTGCAGGCGATCAGGAAGAAGATGTTATCAGACGCGTTCAAACTCAGGAGCATAATATCTACCCGCTGGTCATCGGCTGGTTCCTGGATCAGCGCCTGAGAATGGATAACAATACCGCCATTATGGATGGCAAGATATTGCCACCACAAGGTTATGCTTCAGAATAA